In a genomic window of Quercus lobata isolate SW786 chromosome 4, ValleyOak3.0 Primary Assembly, whole genome shotgun sequence:
- the LOC115983514 gene encoding uncharacterized protein LOC115983514: MEDLKRRYFWDACDRTNKSPEDLSGRIQKLDYQKILHCYADDSHMMKKEDFMTMILLDSIFIIEELWRTNENPPMSPPAMTAIYQKCEWRMWGACVINFQKERKEDNPEKKNHEKENPWRSYNIMQDLLLLENQVPFFVLEDLYEFAYSDLFMYPQNEDNSFRRHVHEYLFHFWEISGFVRDSDYEKIFAGKKKEVKHFTDFLRYFLLPHNPTCGRSFERVPCATKLSEAGVEFKVSKSENGRLLDIQFRKSGFLKIFPFLNFSWLLSCFPCLKCLEIMQTVLELKSFIIRDATEPVVRNLMALEQCHYPREAYVCNYIVLLDHLINTREDVDLLVEKNIIVNWLGNNKAVAVLINRLCLQITEGNHSCYFDLSEKINDHYTSRWSKLMASLTNLYFKDFWRGTATVVGIMVLLFAVWNFVKPFVFHT, from the coding sequence atggaaGACTTAAAAAGAAGATATTTCTGGGATGCCTGTGATCGGACGAACAAGAGCCCGGAGGATCTTTCAGGACGCATCCAAAAACTCGACTACCAGAAGATCCTTCATTGTTATGCAGATGACAGTCACATGATGAAGAAGGAAGATTTCATGACAATGATTCTTTTGGATTCTATTTTTATCATTGAAGAGTTGTGGAGGACTAATGAAAACCCGCCAATGAGCCCACCAGCAATGACTGCCATTTACCAAAAGTGTGAGTGGAGGATGTGGGGTGCATGTGTaataaatttccaaaaagaaagaaaagaagacaatccagaaaagaaaaaccatgaAAAGGAAAACCCATGGCGAAGCTATAACATAATGCAGGACTTGCTATTACTAGAAAATCAGGTTCCATTTTTTGTTCTGGAGGATTTATACGAGTTTGCCTACAGTGACCTTTTTATGTACCCGCAAAATGAAGATAATTCCTTTCGTAGGCATGTCCATGAATACCTTTTCCATTTCTGGGAAATATCCGGTTTTGTTCGCGATTCTGATTACGAGAAGATATTCGCtggaaagaagaaggaagtcAAACATTTTACTGATTTCCTAAGATATTTTCTCCTTCCACATAATCCAACATGTGGACGTAGTTTTGAACGTGTACCTTGTGCAACCAAGCTGTCTGAGGCAGGAGTGGAATTCAAAGTCAGCAAATCCGAGAATGGACGCTTACTTGACATTCAATTTCGAAAGAGTGgcttcttgaaaatttttccatttttaaacttttcatGGCTCTTGAGTTGCTTTCCTTGCCTCAAATGCTTGGAGATCATGCAAACTGTCTTGGAACTCAAATCCTTTATAATAAGGGATGCAACTGAACCTGTTGTTCGAAACCTCATGGCCTTAGAGCAGTGTCATTATCCACGGGAAGCTTACGTATGTAATTATATTGTATTGTTGGATCATCTTATCAACACTAGAGAAGATGTGGATCTACTTGTTGAGAAAAACATTATCGTTAACTGGCTAGGCAACAATAAGGCAGTGGCAGTTCTGATCAACCGCCTTTGCCTACAAATTACAGAAGGTAATCATTCCTGTTACTTTGACCTCAGTGAAAAGATTAATGATCACTATACCAGCCGTTGGAGCAAACTCATGGCATCATTAACAAATCTATATTTCAAAGATTTTTGGAGAGGAACAGCAACTGTTGTTGGAATCATGGTCCTGCTTTTCGCTGTCTGGAATTTCGTTAAGCCTTTTGTCTTTCACACTTGA